The sequence GAATCGTCGTAAGAGTCCGTGAACTTCTGAAAGTGAAAATTTCGTCTTCTTTAGCCTATTAGAATCAGGACTGATCGTGTAACTGAAAGATGTTCTTAAATCTGTTTTCTCTAAATTGGTTCTTTCGAATGTGGCGCCGTTGAAATCACAGTTTGAAAATACTGAATTCGACAAATCTGCTTCAGCAAAATCAACTTCAATCAGTTTACAATTTTTAAATAATGTTCTTTTGATGGAAGTTTTATAGAAGACAGAATTATTAAGAGCACAGCCTTCAAATCTAAAAGACATTCCAAACTCGTTACAGTCGTCAAAGTGCATCCCGAACATTTTGCATTCTTTGAAAAATACATCACGAAAGGCAGTTCCGCTAAGCTTAGTCATGCTTAAATTACAGTCTGTGAATTCGCAATTGGTAAATTTAAATTGAGAAATATTAGCATATTCAAAATTGCTATTTTGAAATGTACAGTTTTCGTACTCGCCAATCTGCAAAGGTGATTCAGCAAAATTTAAATGAGCATAATTATGATCTAAGACGTAAGCTTCGTTCATCGACTTTTAAGATTTTATGTAAAAGAGAAAATTAATAGAAATTTTATCTCGCAGATTGTAAAGATTTATTTGTAAAAAAAATTAAAGAATGATTGTAAACTTTCATCATCCAGCTTTCCGCTTCTAACTTTAAACCAAACTATTTTTATCAGCGTAATTTAATTTAAAGAAAATAAAAGTCATCATCGAAAAGGCAAGCAATGAACTTCCACCATAACTAAAGTACGGCAACGGAATACCCACCGTCGGGAACAATCCCATAACCATGCCTAAATTGATTGAAAAGTGCATCAATAGGATAGAGGCAAAAGAATAACCGAAAACTCTGTTAAAGGTCGATTTCTGCTTTTCTGCGAGATAATAGATTCGTCCGATATAAACCATATATGCCAAAACCAAAATGGTACTTCCAAGGAAACCCCATTCTTCACCAACTGTACAGAAAATATAATCGGTTTCCTGCTCCGGAACGAATTTTCCCTGTGTTACAGAACCTTCACGAAAGCCTTTTCCAAAAAAACCACCGGACCCGATTGCTGTTTTTGAATACAAAAGATTATACCCTGAAGTATCACGGAATTCACGCTCTCCTTTATACAAAACCTCTACTCTCTCTTGCTGATGTTTAGGAAGTTTTTCAAAAATAACAGGCGAAATAAATGATAATGCCGCCAAAAGAAGAACAATTCCGACACCCGGTAAAAGTGTGTATATATTTTTACGAAGAAAAGCCGCATTAAAAGCAAACCACAATCCGCCAATGAAAATAATAAATCCGGTAAAATACCATAAGCTCCACTGAAGAGGATCGTTGAGATAATTAGCCAAAAGAAAAACAACTCCGAAAAGACCACCAATCAGAAAAAGTTTTCCGCTAAGACCTTCACGATATAAAGCGATAAAAAATGCCGTAAAAACCAATAGTGAACCCACATCAGGAATTGAAAGCACCACAATTGCAGGAATACCTATAATTGCTAAAACTGCGATGAGTGATGTTCTATTTTTTAAATTAAATTCTGATCCCGATACATAATTGGCCAACATCAGAGCGACCCCGATCTTCGAAAACTCTACAGGCTGCATGGTAAAACTTCCGAATTTATACCAGTTCTTCTGACCCAGAATTTCCGTTCCGAAAACGTGAAGACCTGCAAGCATCAGAACTCCTCCTACGTAAATAATCCCGGACATATTTTCAAAAAACTTACTTCGGCTGAAGAAAATAATCAATCCTACAAATATAGAAATCCCGAAAAACAAAAGCTGTTTTTTACCTAAACCTTCATCTACACTGTAAATATTAGCAATCGCAAAAATACAAAGCAAGAGGTATAAGCCAAGACCCAATTTATCTATTCCTTCTGTCCATTTCATGGTTTTGCGGTTTTTTTGGGTTCAACTTTTTTAGCATTCAGTTTTTCTTTTGCTTTTTTAACGAGATTTAAGCTATCCTGTATTCTTTTAAGTTTAAGAGAGTCTGGTTTAGGTTCTTTGTAAAGTCCTTTTCTTTTGAGATCAACAATCCACTGTCTTTTGTATTCGGGCATAAAGCTCGCAGTAATCATTTTTTTGTAGAGATGTTCTCTTTTGATATCACCCGTAATATATTTTTCGGCAATTATAGTACATGCCGGACCTG comes from Chryseobacterium sp. 3008163 and encodes:
- a CDS encoding pentapeptide repeat-containing protein translates to MNEAYVLDHNYAHLNFAESPLQIGEYENCTFQNSNFEYANISQFKFTNCEFTDCNLSMTKLSGTAFRDVFFKECKMFGMHFDDCNEFGMSFRFEGCALNNSVFYKTSIKRTLFKNCKLIEVDFAEADLSNSVFSNCDFNGATFERTNLEKTDLRTSFSYTISPDSNRLKKTKFSLSEVHGLLRRFDIEIDKNS
- the rodA gene encoding rod shape-determining protein RodA — protein: MKWTEGIDKLGLGLYLLLCIFAIANIYSVDEGLGKKQLLFFGISIFVGLIIFFSRSKFFENMSGIIYVGGVLMLAGLHVFGTEILGQKNWYKFGSFTMQPVEFSKIGVALMLANYVSGSEFNLKNRTSLIAVLAIIGIPAIVVLSIPDVGSLLVFTAFFIALYREGLSGKLFLIGGLFGVVFLLANYLNDPLQWSLWYFTGFIIFIGGLWFAFNAAFLRKNIYTLLPGVGIVLLLAALSFISPVIFEKLPKHQQERVEVLYKGEREFRDTSGYNLLYSKTAIGSGGFFGKGFREGSVTQGKFVPEQETDYIFCTVGEEWGFLGSTILVLAYMVYIGRIYYLAEKQKSTFNRVFGYSFASILLMHFSINLGMVMGLFPTVGIPLPYFSYGGSSLLAFSMMTFIFFKLNYADKNSLV